A part of Antennarius striatus isolate MH-2024 chromosome 21, ASM4005453v1, whole genome shotgun sequence genomic DNA contains:
- the LOC137588667 gene encoding clarin-3, which yields MPSRKKTLHFLSSALATCIAVVVLGFGMTREWSATTMGCAGSVNGSVEGSAEVTLELFDGILKRDVCPPFGGTSQFQVIPALLGALTPCVLHGLVVCFLVVSLVFSASSILISLYNSVSNPYQTCVGPQGVYVSSSISACLSVVAMIVFVLNVSFTDMTKQLVWSVAGTSDVELRDASSQMLLGFYLVIPYAACSLLAILVIYMYDHAAYTHRREQQRPTEDAPKEIMMY from the exons ATGCCCTCCAGGAAGAAGACCCTCCACTTCCTCTCCAGCGCGCTGGCCACCTGCATCGCCGTGGTGGTGCTGGGGTTCGGCATGACCCGGGAGTGGTCCGCCACCACCATGGGTTGTGCTGGAAGTGTGAACGGTTCCGTCGAAGGGTCAGCTGAGGTCACGTTGGAGCTTTTTGACGGGATCTTAAAGAGAGACGTCTGCCCCCCATTCGGAGGTACCAGCCAGTTTCAAG TGATCCCGGCGCTGCTCGGCGCCCTCACCCCGTGTGTGCTCCACGGTCTGGTTGTGTGCTTCCTGGTTGTGTCCCTCGTCTTTTCCGCTTCCAGCATCCTCATCTCCCTCTACAACAGCGTCTCCAACCCTTACCAGACCTGCGTGGGGCCCCAGGGGGTCTACGTGTCCAGCTCGATCAGCG cctgCCTGTCCGTCGTGGCGATGATCGTGTTCGTCCTGAACGTCAGCTTCACCGACATGACCAAGCAGCTGGTGTGGAGCGTGGCGGGGACGAGCGACGTGGAGCTGCGGGACGCGTCCTCCCAGATGCTGCTGGGGTTCTACCTGGTCATACCGTACGCGGCCTGCTCTCTGCTCGCCATCCTGGTGATCTACATGTATGACCACGCAGCCTACACGCACAGGAGGGAGCAGCAGAGGCCCACGGAGGACGCGCCCAAGGAGATCATGATGtattaa
- the foxi1 gene encoding forkhead box protein I1 — translation MNSFGHQPPSQQTSPIQHHSAQELLDMAVYCDNYGVYQQNLHHHHAQRPPTHPSSYGLGEYTSPSTNPYLWLNGPGINSSPYLPGNNGSSYIQSGYGSNQRQFLPPPSGFGGADLGWLSISSQQELFKMVRPPYSYSALIAMAIQNAQDKKLTLSQIYQYVAENFPFYKKSKAGWQNSIRHNLSLNDCFKKVARDEDDPGKGNYWTLDPNCEKMFDNGNFRRKRKRRTDINGSDSAALPIKTEDGPLKLSDTASLLSSSPPSLHGSPASTEPKSSPSQSAEHSPCFSSFVSSVNSLLAHNGGADGSRGGERDYGSTHQGGLSQTREGMSGPGSYSPSLISPLNSDNRMNYYASAQSLSNHFSVNNLIYGREGTEV, via the exons ATGAACTCTTTTGGACATCAACCCCCCAGCCAGCAGACCAGCCCCATTCAGCACCACAGCGCGCAGGAGCTCCTGGACATGGCCGTGTACTGTGACAACTACGGTGTGTACCAACAGAACCTGCACCACCATCACGCACAGAGGCCCCCGACGCACCCGTCCAGCTACGGCCTGGGGGAGTACACCTCCCCGTCCACGAACCCCTACCTTTGGCTGAACGGACCCGGGATCAACTCCTCCCCGTATCTACCGGGGAACAACGGCTCGTCTTACATTCAGTCCGGATACGGATCGAACCAGAGGCAGTTCTTACCCCCTCCGTCCGGGTTCGGCGGCGCAGACCTGGGGTGGCTGTCCATCTCCAGCCAGCAGGAGCTCTTCAAGATGGTCAGGCCTCCGTATTCCTACTCCGCGCTGATAGCCATGGCCATACAAAACGCCCAAGACAAGAAGCTGACTCTGAGTCAGATCTATCAGTACGTCGCTGAAAATTTCCCTTTCTATAAGAAGAGCAAAGCCGGATGGCAGAATTCCATCCGCCACAACTTGTCCCTGAACGACTGCTTCAAGAAGGTGGCTCGGGATGAGGATGACCCAG GTAAAGGGAACTATTGGACTCTGGATCCAAACTGTGAGAAGATGTTCGACAACGGgaatttcagaagaaagaggaaacgCAGGACTGACATAAACGGATCTGACAGCGCGGCTCTGCCCATCAAGACGGAGGACGGTCCCCTCAAGCTGTCCGACACCGCCAGCCTGCTGAGCTCCTCCCCGCCCAGCCTGCACGGATCTCCGGCCTCCACGGAGCCCAAGTCGTCCCCGTCTCAGTCCGCGGAGCACAGCCCGTGTTTCAGCAGCTTCGTGTCCAGCGTCAACTCCCTGCTGGCGCACAACGGAGGCGCAGACGGCTCCCGCGGCGGGGAGCGGGACTACGGCTCCACGCATCAAGGGGGACTGTCTCAGACCAGAGAGGGCATGTCCGGACCGGGCTCCTACTCGCCCTCTTTAATCTCCCCCCTGAACTCTGACAATAGAATGAACTATTACGCATCAGCGCAGAGCCTCTCCAACCATTTTAGCGTCAATAACCTCATTTACGGCCGGGAAGGAACGGAGGTGTAG